CCGTGGTCGTCGACTGCACCCTCGGCCTCGGCGGCCACAGCGAGGCCCTCCTCACCCGGTTCCCCGAAGTCCACCTGATCGGCCTGGACCGCGACAAGGAGGCCCTGCGGCTCTCCGGCGAGCGGCTCGCGCCCTTCGGCGAGCGGGCCACCTTGGTCCACGCCATCTACGCCGACCTCGCCGAGGTGCTGGACGGCCTGGGCATCCCCGCCGTCCAGGGCATCCTCTTCGACCTCGGCGTCTCCTCCATGCAGCTCGACGAAGCCGACCGCGGGTTCGCGTACGCGCAGGACGCGCCGCTGGACATGCGGATGGACCAGACGACGGGCATCAGCGCCGCGGAGGTCCTCAACACGTACGCGCCCGGCGAGCTGGTCCGCATCCTGCGCCAGTACGGCGAGGAGAAGCAGGCCAAGCGCATCGTCTCGGCGATCGTGCGCGAGCGCGGGAAGGAACCGTTCTCGAACAGCGCCCGGCTGGTCGAGGTGATCCGCGAGGCGCTGCCGCAGGCGGCGAAGCGTACGGGCGGCAACCCGGCGAAGCGGACCTTCCAGGCCCTGCGGATCGAGGTCAACGCCGAGCTGGCCGGGCTGGAGCGGGCCATTCCCGCGGCCGTGGACCGGATCGCGGTCGGCGGCCGGATCGCGGTGCTGTCGTACCACTCGCTGGAGGACCGGCTCGTGAAGCAGGTCTTCGCCGCGGGCGCGGCCTCCACCGCGCCGCCGGGGCTGCCGGTCGTGCCGGAGCGGTACCAGCCGAAGCTGAAACTGCTCACGCGCGGTGCGGAGCTCCCGACGGAGGAGGAGATCGCCGAGAACCGGCGGGCCGCCCCGGCGCGCTTCCGCGGGGTCGAACGCATCCGGGAGGCGCGACTGTGACCAAGCGCGGGCTGCTGCGGGGCGCGGGCGGCGGCGGGACGGGGGCCGGGCCGGGGACGGCCGGGCAGGCGGCGCGGATGCCGTTCGTCCTGCTGGTGGTGGCCCTGCTCGGCGGCGGGCTGATCAGCCTGCTGCTGTTGAACTCGGCGCTGAACCAGGGCTCCTTCCAGCTGAGCAAGCTCAAGAAGGAGACCACCGTCCTGCGCGACGAGCAGCAGGAGCTCCAGCGGGACGTCGACGGCTACTCGGCGCCGGACGCCCTCCAGCGCCGGGCGCACGAGCTGGGCCTGGTGCCCGGCGGGAGCCCGGTCTTCATCGGTCCGGACGGGAAGGTCGCGGGAACCCCTGCGGCGGCGGAGACACCGCCCCCGCCGTCGCCCCCGCCCGCCGCCCCGCCGGTTGCGCAGAGCCCGGCCGCATCGCCCGCCCCGCCGGCCGCGGCCGCCTCACCCACCCCGAGCCCGGCGGGCTCGCCCTCCTCCGGAAGGTGACGTCGTGAACCGAATCCAGCCCCGCCGGCTACGGGGGCCCGGGGCCCGGGGCACGTCCCCGGCGGCGGGCCGGCGCCACGGGGCGGGCACGTGAGCCCGCAGGTGCCGCGGCGGCGGGAGCCCGGCTTCCCGCGGGCGCGGGCCACGGGCCGCCCCGGAGCCCCACGCACACCGCACACCATCCGCCTCGGCAGCCCCAAGCCCCGGCTGCGCCTGGTCAGCGTGGCCCTGACCCTCGTGATGCTCGCCTTCGTCGTCCGGCTCCTCCAGGTCCAGGCCGTCGACGCCTCCGCGTACTCCGCCAAGGCCTCCGAGAACCGCTTCGCCAGCTACACCCTGGCCGCCGAGCGCGGGGAGATCACCGACCGCAAGGGCGTGGCCCTGGCCACCAGCGTCGACGCGTACGACATCACCGCCGACCCGAAGATGTTCACCCCGCAGGAGAGCAAGGCCCCCGACGCCCCGCAGCAGGCCGCCGCCCTCCTCGCGCCGATCCTGGGCAAGGACGCCAAGGAGATCGCGGGCCGGCTGGCGACCAAGAACAGCCGCTACGTCGTCCTCGCCCGCCGCCAGACCCCCCAGGTCTGGAACCAGATCAAGGACCTCCAGAAGGTCTTCGCCGACAAGGCGGCCGCCGACCGGAAGAACAACGGACCCGGCGCCAACGTCCTGGCCGGCGTGTTCAAGGAGGACAGCAGCAAGCGCGTGTACCCGAACGGCGACCTGGCCGCCGGGATACTGGGTTACGTCAACGCCGACGGCAAGGGCGGCGGCGGTCTGGAGTCCGCCCTCGACAGGAAGCTGGCCGGCAAGGACGGCGAACTGACCTACGCCCAGTCCGGCGGCCGCCGCGTCCCCACCGCCGGATCCAGCGAGAAGCCCGCCGTACCCGGCGAGGACATCGAACTGACCATCGACCGCGACATCCAGTGGGCCGCGCAGAGCGCGATCACCGAGCAGGTCGAGAAGTCCGGCGCCGACCGCGGCTACGTCATCGTCCAGGACACCCGCACCGGCGAGGTGCTGGCCATGGCCAACGCCCCCGGCTTCGACCCCAACGACCTCAGCAAGGCCCGCTCCACCGCCATGGGCAACGCGGCCCTCCAGGACGTCTACGAGCCCGGCTCCACCGCGAAGGTGATGTCGATGGCCGCCGTACTGGAGGAGAAGAAGGCAACGCCGCAGACGCACGTCGAGGTCCCCAACCGGCTCCACCGCGGTGACCGGCTCTTCAAGGACGACATCGACCACCCCACCTGGTACCTGACCCTCAACGGGGTCCTCGCCAAGTCCTCGAACATCGGCACGATCCTGGCCACCGGCCAGCTCGGCAGCACCCAGACCGAGGCCAACAAGGTCCTCTACTCCTACCTGAACAAGTTCGGCATCGGGCAGCCCACCGGCCTGAACTACCCGGGCGAATCCCGCGGCATCCTGGCCAAGCCCGAGGACTGGTCCACCTCGCAGCAGTTCACGATCCCCTTCGGCCAGGGCCTCTCCCTCAACGCCATGCAAGCGGCCTCGGTGTACTCCACGATCGCCAACGACGGGGTGCGGATCGAGCCGACCCTGGTGCGCGGCACCAAGGGCCCCGACGGCCGCTTCACCCCGGCGAAGGCGCCCGGGCAGACCCGCGTCGTCAGCAAGGAGACCGCCAAGACCCTCGCGCAGATGCTCGAATCCGTGGTCGACGACCAGGAGGGCACCGGCACCAAGGCGCGGATCCCCGGCTACCGGGTCGGCGGCAAGACCGGCACCTCCAACCGGGTGGATCCGGCCACCGGCCGCTACAAGGGCTACACCGCCTCCTTCGCCGGCTTCGCACCCGCCGACAACCCGCGGATCACCGTCTACTGCGCCATCCAGAACCCCACCAAGGGCAGCTATTTCGGCGGCCAGATCTGCGGACCGATCTACAAGAAGGTCATGGAGTTCGCCCTCAAGACCCTCCAGGTCGCCCCCACCGGAACCGCCCCCGCCGGGCTGCCCGTCACCTATGACGTCGCGCCCCCGCCGGCCCCGCAGCCCACACCCCGGACGGGCCCGCAGCCCGGCCAGTGAACCGACCGCCCAGCCCCAGACGCGTGAGGCACCATCAGTGACAACGATCACCCCGAAACCCGGGAACCAGTCGCCCGCCGACGCCGCGGCCGGGCCCTCGCTTCGCGAGGGGCCCGCCACGCCCGGTACGCTCACCGCCGTGTCCCACGCTGATCAGCCCAGAACGCCCCAGAAAGACGCCCCGGCAGCGCCGCCGGGAGCACCCCGGCCCGTCTCCGCCCGCCCGACCCCGCTGGGCGAGCTGGCGGAGCTGCTGGGCGTGCGCGCATCAGGAGCCGCCCCGACCGTGGAGAAGACGCGGATCACCGGCATCACGCACGACTCCCGTGCCGTGCGCCCCGGTGACCTGTACGCGGCCCTGCCCGGAGCCAAACTGCACGGGGCGGACTTCGCCGCCCAGGCGGCCGGCCTCGGCGCCGTCGCCGTGCTGACCGACCCGGCGGGCGCCGAACGCGCCGCCGCGACGGGACTGCCGGTGCTCGCCGTCGCCGACCCGCGCGGCCGGATGGGCGAGCTCGCCGCCGAGATCTACGGCCGGCCCGGCGAGGCCCTGCTCCAGCTCGGCATCACCGGCACCTCCGGCAAGACCACCACCGCCTACCTCATCGAGGGCGGCCTGCGCGGCGCCGGACGCTCGACGGGCCTGGTCGGCACCGTGGAGATGCGCATCGGGGACGAACGCATCAAGTCCGAGCGCACCACTCCCGAAGCCACCGACCTCCAGGCCCTCTTCGCCGTCATGCGCGAACGCGGGGTCGAGGCCGTGACCATGGAGGTCTCCAGCCACGCGCTGGTGCTCGGCCGGGTCGACGGCTGCGTCTTCGACGTCGCCGTCTTCAACAACCTGAGCCCCGAGCACATGGAGTTCCACTCCGACATGGAGGACTACTTCCAGGCCAAGGCGCAGCTCTTCACCGAGCGCCGCGCCCGCCTGGCAGTGGTCAACGCCGACGACGAGTACGGGCGCCGCCTGGCCAAGGAGGCGACGATCCCGGTCGTCACCTTCTCCGCCTCGGGCGACCCCGCCGCCGACTGGCGCGCCGAGGACGTGGTCCTGGGCGCCGCCGACTCCACGCTCACCCTGCTGGGCCCGGGCGGACAGCGCGTACGGGCCACCGCCCCGCTGCCCGGCCCGTTCAACGTCGCCAACACCGTCGCCGCGATCGTCACGCTCGCCGCCGCCGGCGTCGACCCGCAGACCGCCGCCGACGGCGTCGCCGCCGTCCCCGGGGTACCGGGCCGACTGGAACGGGTCGAAGCGGGACAGCCGTTCCTGGCCGTCGTGGACTACGCGCACAAGACGGACGCCGTCGAATCGGTGCTGCGGGCGCTGCGCGAGGTCACCCGGGGCAAGCTGCACATCGTCCTCGGCTGCGGCGGCGACCGCGACACCACCAAGCGCGCCCCGATGGGCGCCGCGGCCGCCCGCTTCGCCGACACCGCGATCCTGACCTCCGACAACCCGCGCTCGGAGGACCCCCTCGCCATCCTCGCCGCGATGTTCGAAGGCGCCGTCTCCGTACCGCCCGCCGAACGCGGCGCCGTCCTGGTCGACGCCGACCGGGCCGCGGCCATCGCCGCCGCAGTGGCGCGCGCCCGGCCCGGTGACACCGTCCTGGTGGCCGGCAAGGGCCACGAGCAGGGCCAGGACACCGCAGGCGTCGTCCGTCCCTTCGACGACCGCGCGGTGCTCCGCGCCGCCATCGAACGCCAACAGCAGGCCGACCAGGCCGAGGTGACCCCGTGATCCCCCTCTCCCTCGCCGAGATCGCCGACATCACCGGCGGGCAGCTCCACGACATACCGGATCCGTCCGTCCTGGTCACCGGCCCCGTCGTGTTCGACTCCCGCCAGGTGGAGGACGGCAGCCTGTTCGCCGCCTTCGTCGGCGAGCGCGTCGACGGCCACGACTACGCCGCCACGGCCATCGAGGCGGGCGCCCGCGCCGTCCTCGCCACCCGGCCCGTCGCGGTGCCCGCCATCGTCGTCCCCGACGTCGTCGCGGCGCTCGGGGCGCTGGCCGGCGCCGTCGTCGCCCGGATCGGCACCGACGTGGTGGCCCTGACCGGCTCGGCCGGCAAGACCTCCACCAAGGACCTCATCGCCCAGGTCCTCCAGCACCACGCGCCGACGGTGTGGACGCCGGGCAACCTCAACAACGAGATCGGCCTGCCGATCACCACGCTGCGCGCCACCGAGGAGACCCGGCACCTGGTGCTGGAGATGGGCGCCCGCGGCATCGGCCACATCCGCTACCTCACGGGGCTCACCCCGCCCCGCATCGGTCTCGTGCTGAACGTGGGCACCGCCCACATCGGCGAGTTCGGCGGCCGCGAGGCCATCGCCCAGGCCAAGGGCGAGCTGGTCGAGGCGCTGCCGTCCGAGGCCGAGGGCGGCGTCGCCGTCCTGAACGCCGACGACCTGCTGGTACGCGCCATGTCCGCCCGGACGAAGGCCCGTACGGTGCTCTTCGGCGAGGCCGAGGACGCCGACGTACGGGCCACCGACGTCCGCATGACGCCCCAGGGGTGTCCTTCGTTCACACTCCACACACCCACCGGGTGCAGTGACGTGACCTTGCGGCTGTACGGTGAGCACCACGTGTCGAACGCGCTCGGCGCGGCCGCGGTCGCCCATGTCCTGGGCATGTCCGCCGAGGAGATCGCCACCGCGCTCTCCGGGGCGGGCACCCTGTCCCGGTGGCGGATGGAGGTCACCGAGCGCGCGGACGGC
This Streptomyces sp. NBC_00539 DNA region includes the following protein-coding sequences:
- the rsmH gene encoding 16S rRNA (cytosine(1402)-N(4))-methyltransferase RsmH, whose product is MLQRCLDLLAPALERPGAVVVDCTLGLGGHSEALLTRFPEVHLIGLDRDKEALRLSGERLAPFGERATLVHAIYADLAEVLDGLGIPAVQGILFDLGVSSMQLDEADRGFAYAQDAPLDMRMDQTTGISAAEVLNTYAPGELVRILRQYGEEKQAKRIVSAIVRERGKEPFSNSARLVEVIREALPQAAKRTGGNPAKRTFQALRIEVNAELAGLERAIPAAVDRIAVGGRIAVLSYHSLEDRLVKQVFAAGAASTAPPGLPVVPERYQPKLKLLTRGAELPTEEEIAENRRAAPARFRGVERIREARL
- a CDS encoding peptidoglycan D,D-transpeptidase FtsI family protein, which encodes MSPQVPRRREPGFPRARATGRPGAPRTPHTIRLGSPKPRLRLVSVALTLVMLAFVVRLLQVQAVDASAYSAKASENRFASYTLAAERGEITDRKGVALATSVDAYDITADPKMFTPQESKAPDAPQQAAALLAPILGKDAKEIAGRLATKNSRYVVLARRQTPQVWNQIKDLQKVFADKAAADRKNNGPGANVLAGVFKEDSSKRVYPNGDLAAGILGYVNADGKGGGGLESALDRKLAGKDGELTYAQSGGRRVPTAGSSEKPAVPGEDIELTIDRDIQWAAQSAITEQVEKSGADRGYVIVQDTRTGEVLAMANAPGFDPNDLSKARSTAMGNAALQDVYEPGSTAKVMSMAAVLEEKKATPQTHVEVPNRLHRGDRLFKDDIDHPTWYLTLNGVLAKSSNIGTILATGQLGSTQTEANKVLYSYLNKFGIGQPTGLNYPGESRGILAKPEDWSTSQQFTIPFGQGLSLNAMQAASVYSTIANDGVRIEPTLVRGTKGPDGRFTPAKAPGQTRVVSKETAKTLAQMLESVVDDQEGTGTKARIPGYRVGGKTGTSNRVDPATGRYKGYTASFAGFAPADNPRITVYCAIQNPTKGSYFGGQICGPIYKKVMEFALKTLQVAPTGTAPAGLPVTYDVAPPPAPQPTPRTGPQPGQ
- a CDS encoding UDP-N-acetylmuramoyl-L-alanyl-D-glutamate--2,6-diaminopimelate ligase, with the translated sequence MTTITPKPGNQSPADAAAGPSLREGPATPGTLTAVSHADQPRTPQKDAPAAPPGAPRPVSARPTPLGELAELLGVRASGAAPTVEKTRITGITHDSRAVRPGDLYAALPGAKLHGADFAAQAAGLGAVAVLTDPAGAERAAATGLPVLAVADPRGRMGELAAEIYGRPGEALLQLGITGTSGKTTTAYLIEGGLRGAGRSTGLVGTVEMRIGDERIKSERTTPEATDLQALFAVMRERGVEAVTMEVSSHALVLGRVDGCVFDVAVFNNLSPEHMEFHSDMEDYFQAKAQLFTERRARLAVVNADDEYGRRLAKEATIPVVTFSASGDPAADWRAEDVVLGAADSTLTLLGPGGQRVRATAPLPGPFNVANTVAAIVTLAAAGVDPQTAADGVAAVPGVPGRLERVEAGQPFLAVVDYAHKTDAVESVLRALREVTRGKLHIVLGCGGDRDTTKRAPMGAAAARFADTAILTSDNPRSEDPLAILAAMFEGAVSVPPAERGAVLVDADRAAAIAAAVARARPGDTVLVAGKGHEQGQDTAGVVRPFDDRAVLRAAIERQQQADQAEVTP
- a CDS encoding UDP-N-acetylmuramoyl-tripeptide--D-alanyl-D-alanine ligase; the protein is MIPLSLAEIADITGGQLHDIPDPSVLVTGPVVFDSRQVEDGSLFAAFVGERVDGHDYAATAIEAGARAVLATRPVAVPAIVVPDVVAALGALAGAVVARIGTDVVALTGSAGKTSTKDLIAQVLQHHAPTVWTPGNLNNEIGLPITTLRATEETRHLVLEMGARGIGHIRYLTGLTPPRIGLVLNVGTAHIGEFGGREAIAQAKGELVEALPSEAEGGVAVLNADDLLVRAMSARTKARTVLFGEAEDADVRATDVRMTPQGCPSFTLHTPTGCSDVTLRLYGEHHVSNALGAAAVAHVLGMSAEEIATALSGAGTLSRWRMEVTERADGVTIVNDAYNANPESMRAALRALAAMGSAAQANGGRTWAVLGPMAELGDDALAEHDAVGRLAVRLNVSKLVAVGGREASWLQLGAYNEGSWGEESVLVSDAQAAVDLLRSELRPGDVVLVKASRSAGLERVAQALLEGEASDR